One Myotis daubentonii chromosome 12, mMyoDau2.1, whole genome shotgun sequence genomic region harbors:
- the YWHAQ gene encoding 14-3-3 protein theta, with protein MEKTELIQKAKLAEQAERYDDMATCMKAVTEQGAELSNEERNLLSVAYKNVVGGRRSAWRVISSIEQKTDTSDKKLQLIKDYREKVESELRSICTAVLELLDKYLIANATNPESKVFYLKMKGDYFRYLAEVACGDDRKQTIDNSQGAYQEAFDISKKEMQPTHPIRLGLALNFSVFYYEILNNPELACTLAKTAFDEAIAELDTLNEDSYKDSTLIMQLLRDNLTLWTSDSAGEECDAAEGAEN; from the exons ATGGAGAAGACGGAGCTGATCCAGAAGGCGAAGCTGGCCGAGCAGGCCGAGCGCTACGACGACATGGCCACCTGCATGAAGGCCGTGACGGAGCAGGGCGCCGAGCTGTCCAACGAGGAGCGCAACCTGCTGTCGGTGGCCTACAAGAACGTGGTGGGCGGCCGCCGGTCCGCCTGGAGGGTCATCTCGAGCATCGAGCAGAAGACCGACACCTCGGACAAGAAGCTGCAGCTCATCAAGGACTACCGGGAGAAGGTGGAGTCCGAGCTGCGCTCCATCTGCACCGCCGTGCTG GAATTGTTGGATAAGTATTTAATAGCCAACGCAACTAATCCAGAGAGCAAGGTCTTCTATCTGAAAATGAAGGGCGATTACTTCCGGTACCTGGCTGAAGTTGCATGTGGTGATGATCGAAAAC AAACGATAGACAATTCCCAAGGGGCTTACCAAGAGGCTTTTGATATCAGCAAGAAGGAGATGCAGCCCACACACCCGATCCGCCTGGGGCTGGCTCTCAACTTCTCCGTGTTCTACTATGAGATCCTCAATAACCCCGAGCTCGCCTGCACGCTGGCCAAGACG GCTTTTGACGAGGCCATTGCAGAACTCGATACACTGAATGAAGACTCGTACAAAGACAGCACCCTCATCATGCAGTTGCTTAGGGACAACCTCACA TTATGGACATCGGACAGTGCAGGAGAAGAATGTGACGCGGCAGAAGGCGCGGAAAACTGA